Proteins from a genomic interval of Rosa chinensis cultivar Old Blush chromosome 2, RchiOBHm-V2, whole genome shotgun sequence:
- the LOC112187953 gene encoding GTP-binding protein At3g49725, chloroplastic, which yields MLRTISISWTPLRSLFQNRAPHCSIPNQTPSPPCTSSSLISYSLYSTSSKQEKEDRNEVVSLFNRDPAAPPRLFVVQPRLRPDSILHAKLNEALSLANSLEEQRNGCFENNLCDKETPPHVVVQNPIVRHQTRADTYFGKGTLEAVKCYLNAAEEKDQVDAVFVNTTLSGIQQRNLERVLGKPVLDRVGLIIEIFNAHACTKEGKLQAELAALMYKKTRLIRMRGPGGRLGFGMGGEAEVVSARGRGNAGAGFISGAGETELQLQRRRILERRSSLLQQIKDVRRTRAVQRASRKRHGSSGQGLATVAVVGYTNAGKSTLVSALSHSDLYSDSRLFATVDPRLRSVLLPSGRKVLVSDTVGFISDLPVQLVEAFHATLEEVVEADLLVHVLDCTAPNLEEHRSTVLHVLEQIGVSKEKLENMIEVWNKIDNEGEDRGMDVNESLDDGEDGEDGEVSGLSEEDDVESELSPGAANCKADDSLSELSAENPEALDDQELDSEDNQDHWGEEGGFSMGSKTLNDQQSESPKDWAVEKQLQSQAPSGPHVRTSAITGVGLQELLELIDEKLKVPNVVEKGVFDRKWRPPRTEEAGLAVEQ from the exons ATGCTGAGAACCATTTCTATCTCCTGGACTCCTCTGAGGTCCCTCTTCCAAAATCGAGCTCCTCATTGTTCAATCCCAAACCAAACCCCATCACCACCATGTACCTCTTCCAGTTTGATCTCCTATTCTCTTTACTCGACGTCATCAAAGCAAGAGAAGGAGGACAGAAATGAGGTCGTTTCGCTTTTCAACAGAGATCCAGCTGCCCCTCCAAGGCTCTTTGTGGTCCAGCCCCGGCTTCGTCCCGATTCTATCTTGCACGCTAAGCTCAACGAAGCTCTCAGCCTTGCTAACTCTCTTGAAGAACAGCGAAATGGATGCTTCGAAAACAATTTGTGTGATAAGGAAACACCACCGCACGTTGTTGTTCAAAACCCAATAGTGAGGCACCAAACTCGTGCAG ATACATATTTTGGAAAAGGAACTTTGGAAGCTGTTAAGTGTTATCTGAATGCTgcggaagaaaag GATCAAGTGGATGCTGTTTTTGTGAATACAACTCTGTCTGGAATTCAGCAGAGGAACTTGGAG AGAGTGTTGGGCAAACCAGTCTTGGACCGTGTGGGTCTAATAATAGAGATTTTCAATGCTCATGCCTGCACAAAGGAGGGAAAGCTTCAG GCCGAGTTAGCAGCACTAATGTATAAGAAAACAAGACTTATACGAATGCGTGGTCCAGGTGGACGCTTAGGTTTTGGAATGGGTGGAGAAGCTGAAGTTGTTAGTGCCCGAGG GAGAGGAAATGCTGGAGCTGGATTCATTAGTGGGGCAGGAGAAACTGAACTTCAACTTCAACGACGAAG AATTTTAGAAAGGAGGAGTAGTCTGCTGCAACAAATTAAGGATGTTCGTCGTACTCGAGCTGTGCAACGTGCTTCTCGCAAGAGGCATGGAAGCTCTGGTCAAGGCTTAGCTACTGTTGCTGTTGTGGGGTATACAAATGCT GGGAAATCTACATTGGTGAGTGCCCTCTCACATAGTGATCTCTACAGTGATTCTCG ATTGTTTGCAACAGTTGACCCTAGATTGAGAAGTGTACTTCTTCCTTCAGG GAGGAAAGTGCTTGTTAGCGATACAGTAGGATTTATTTCAGATTTGCCAGTGCAG TTGGTGGAAGCATTTCATGCGACTTTAGAAGAAGTTGTGGAGGCTGATCTGCTTGTG CATGTGTTGGATTGCACTGCTCCTAATCTTGAGGAGCACCGATCAACTGTGTTACATGTTCTTGAGCAAATCGGTGTATCCAAGGAGAAGCTTGAGAATATGATAGAAGTTTGGAATAAG ATTGACAATGAGGGAGAGGATAGGGGAATGGATGTTAATGAATCTCTTGATGAtggtgaagatggtgaagatggtGAGGTGAGCGGCCTCTCAGAAGAAGATGATGTGGAGTCTGAGCTGTCACCAGGAGCAGCAAACTGTAAGGCTGATGATTCTTTGTCTGAGCTGTCAGCAGAGAATCCCGAAGCGTTGGATGACCAAGAACTCGATTCAGAAGATAACCAAGATCATTGGGGTGAAGAAGGTGGTTTCAGCATGGGCTCTAAGACTCTGAATGACCAACAAAGTGAGTCCCCTAAGGACTGGGCAGTGGAAAAACAATTGCAATCACAAGCTCCATCTGGTCCACATGTTAGAACTTCTGCCATAACGGGAGTCGGCTTGCAAGAGTTGTTAGAGCTCATTGATGAGAAACTGAAGGTCCCAAATGTTGTGGAAAAGGGTGTATTTGATCGAAAATGGAGGCCCCCTCGTACAGAGGAGGCGGGGCTAGCAGTTGAACAATGA